The window CAATAATAGCGATACCCCTCGTTAGGGTCAGGCAACCGAAAATCGAGCCCGCAGCAACTAATCTCATTTGAGACGATCGCATCCTCGCCTGATAGGCATCGGCGTAAAATTTGACATACTCAGCCGATTTTCCGATCAATCTCTCAGGTGGCGGATTCGGGGAACGGATATGATTATGAAAATTGACAACCACGCCCCTAACAAAGTTTGTGTATTCTTAGACGAGCTTGGTATACATCTGCCTTACGAAGAGCAATTATATTGGCTGGCATATAACATTCCACCAGAGGGTAGTGTGAGTGAAACCTTTGTTTCTGCACCTTCGAAAACGCACAAGCAAATTAGTATTCCTTCGGAAAACTGATGGAAACTGAGGGACAGCATCTGTAGAGAAATGCACACAGGAATGAGAAATAAACTTGCATTCCTAAATTATATATGTTATTATATATTATAGATTAGTATATGTGATGTAAACATAAATAGACATCCAGGAACACCCACAGAAAATGTTACACTTTCGCTGAATTATTTTTTTTTCGCGATAGGACATCAGCCCTGAAAATGGCTCGGAACCCAGACAGCACCTAAGGTGGGAGACACTTACCGATGTCCCTGCAATGTTACACCAAGTGTAACATTTTAAGGCACCAACATCGGTAAAATGTATCGCATCTTTACAAAAGAAACAAAATATATAACGTCTGTGAAATCTGCGATAATTCGCGATTCGGACGAATAGAATATTACATCTTCCAAGGTAGCGTCTCATGGAACTCAAATCAATCCGCAGGCACGTCCCCGGTTTATTGCGGGATATATCCGAAACCGCAATAACTTTCCTCTATCCCGCAGAATGTCGGGTTTGTAAGGAATTTCTTGGGGCTACGTCCATACCCTATATCTGTAATAACTGCTGGCAGGATATCCAATTCCTTGAAGCACCTTGGTGCGATATATGTGGCACACCGGGTATCAATGGACTGTGCGAGGCGTGTGCGACTACCCCACCACGCTACGGAAAATTGAGAACCCTCGCCTTTTACCAGACGACACTCCAGCAAGCAATACATTTCTTTAAATTTGAAAAGAAAAAGGTGTTCGCGCGTCCCTTAATTCAACTGATAAACGCACATATGCCGTCGGACTGTAATATTGCGGAATACGATTTTATCTTGCCCGTTCCAATCCATAAGAAACGGCTGCGGGAACGCGGTTTCAATCAGGCAACGCTTCTTGCAAACGGGATTGCGAAAACTGCAGGCGTTCCAGTTCTCACAGATATATTGATTCGGTATCGGCACACAGTGGCGCAAAGTAGTTTAGACAGAGAAGCACGCCAGCAGAATCTTAGGGGTGCTTTCAAAATTCGGAACCCAGACATTATTCGTGACAAGCGACTTCTGGTCTTTGACGACGTTTTCACTACGGGTGCCACGATTCGTGAAGCAGTGAGTGAGCTCTGGACAGCCGATCCCGCCGAGGTTGATGTTTTAACACTGGCGAGAACCTTAAATGTGTAGAGAATATGTTGGGTTTCACTCGTCCTTTGATAGTTTCAGGTTTCTTGATGAATTTGAGAGTTATCTGCTCCGTGCAATTTTTAATAATTCCCGTTTAACCCAACCTACACGCTATAAACAGAACGGGCAATGAATGGTTTCCCTACTACGAACGGGGTTCCCCCAAATCGGCAAAATCGTGAAACTTTTTTCTTAAGATTGCGTTTACACAATATTAGTTATCAGCAGTTATTACGAGACGTGTTCGGATTATCAGACATCTCTCTAACGGATAATTCTCACTGCGAAGCAGATTGAAAAAAGTCCGCTTTGATAACTATTGCCCCTTGAGATATTACCTAAATTATAGTGGGAGGGTAAACCTTTGCACTTAAACAGCATTAAAATTCGTGGATTTAAGAGTTTCGCCGAAGAAGTTGAGCTGATACTTGAACCCGGTATCACGACGATTGTCGGACCCAACGGTTGCGGAAAAAGCAACGTTTCCGATGCGATCCGATGGGTGCTTGGGGAACAGAGTGCCCGCTCCCTTCGGTGTGCTTCTATGCGCGACCTACTGTTCAACGGTGGTGCGAATTTCGCACCCGCACAAAAAACAGAGGTAGCCCTGAATTTTTCGGCACCGCTTGCAAGCGGAAAACTTACTTCACAACAATCAAATGGAAATGGTTCAGAGTCCCCCAATCCCCCGACACAAGATGCTCTCAAACTTGCCCTCACATCTCCAGAAGTTCAGGTGTCTCGACACCTGACTCGTAATGGTGAAAGCCGCTATCTGATAAATCAGAACCCGTGCCGTCTCCGAGACATCAGCGAACTCTTCATGGACACAGGTATCGGCGTAGATGCTTACTCCGTTATGGAACAGAGTAAGATCGACCTCATCCTGAACGTCCGTCCCGAAGAACGTCGCTTTCTTTTCGATGAAGTCGCCGGCATTACAAAGTATAAACACCGTAAGAAAACAGCACTCCGTAAACTTGAACAGACCGAGCAAAACCTTGCCCGTATCAACGATGTGATTCAGGAGTTACAGCGCGAAACTGAGTCCCTCAGGGAACAGGCAGAACAAGCACGACTCTATAATACACAGCAGGCACAGTTGAAGCAGTTCGAATTGGAACTCGCGCACCGGGAATATGATAAACTCCGGACAGATTATAGCCAAACCCAAGCCGATTTGGATGCGGTCTTAACCACCGTTGCGGGTGCGTCTGAAACCCTTAAAGCCGCTGAGGAACGTATCGAGAACTCCACAAACCGTCGATCTGAGTTGGATGACGCTATACGTGAAGGACAGATAGCCCTTCGCGAGATTGAAACCCAAATTGAGCAGATCGAACGCCAGATCGTACTTCACAAGGAACGCCAGCTCAACATTCAACGCCAACGGGAGCGAGCCCTCCAAACGCTTGAATCCTTAAAAGCACAGCAAACAGGCACACTGACACAGCAGCGGGAACGCACCCAAGAATATCAAAAACTTGAGGCATCCTGTAAGATAGAAGAGAGCCGATTGGCAGCGCGTCAGCAGCTTCTCACAGAACTCGCGGGGCGTATCAGTCGGGCAAAGGATTCCGTCCAAGAAACACAAGACACTTTGCGGGAGATCGCAGCGGAGTTGGGAGAACGCGAGCGCGAACGTTTAGCACTCGAGCATACGTTGACCAATACCGAAGGGAATCTCAACCGCCTCAAAGAAAATAAGGCGGCATTAACGGCTGAACTCAGCACTGCCACCGATACGCGCGATGAAGTCCAGTATGCCGAAACACAATTGAAGGCAGCACTCGTTCAGATCGAGACCGAGAAAAACCAGGTAGAGATAGACTTCAACGAGAACCAAGATGCACTCCGTAAGATCGAATCCGAAATCCGAGACTTACAAAATACCTTAGGTGTCAACGTCTCACGGCACAAATCATTACAGGAATTGCAATCCGCTTACGAGGGATACTATACGGGTGTTCGGGCAATCATGCGGGCGAAAACGCACTATTCCGATCAGTTTCAGGGGGTGTGTGGTGTCGTTGCTGAACTCCTCACAACGGATACTGAATATGAAGTCGCAATAGAGGTGGCTCTCGGGAGTGCTATCCAGAACGTCATTACTGAAACCGCTGAGGATGCCCAAAAGGGGATCGCTTTCCTTAAAAAGCATCGCGCAGGGCGGGTAACGTTCCTCCCGCTGGATATCCTACGTGGACGTAGGTTTAATGATGATGAACTCCTGGACCAGCCCGGTGT is drawn from Candidatus Poribacteria bacterium and contains these coding sequences:
- a CDS encoding ComF family protein — protein: MELKSIRRHVPGLLRDISETAITFLYPAECRVCKEFLGATSIPYICNNCWQDIQFLEAPWCDICGTPGINGLCEACATTPPRYGKLRTLAFYQTTLQQAIHFFKFEKKKVFARPLIQLINAHMPSDCNIAEYDFILPVPIHKKRLRERGFNQATLLANGIAKTAGVPVLTDILIRYRHTVAQSSLDREARQQNLRGAFKIRNPDIIRDKRLLVFDDVFTTGATIREAVSELWTADPAEVDVLTLARTLNV
- the smc gene encoding chromosome segregation protein SMC, with the translated sequence MHLNSIKIRGFKSFAEEVELILEPGITTIVGPNGCGKSNVSDAIRWVLGEQSARSLRCASMRDLLFNGGANFAPAQKTEVALNFSAPLASGKLTSQQSNGNGSESPNPPTQDALKLALTSPEVQVSRHLTRNGESRYLINQNPCRLRDISELFMDTGIGVDAYSVMEQSKIDLILNVRPEERRFLFDEVAGITKYKHRKKTALRKLEQTEQNLARINDVIQELQRETESLREQAEQARLYNTQQAQLKQFELELAHREYDKLRTDYSQTQADLDAVLTTVAGASETLKAAEERIENSTNRRSELDDAIREGQIALREIETQIEQIERQIVLHKERQLNIQRQRERALQTLESLKAQQTGTLTQQRERTQEYQKLEASCKIEESRLAARQQLLTELAGRISRAKDSVQETQDTLREIAAELGERERERLALEHTLTNTEGNLNRLKENKAALTAELSTATDTRDEVQYAETQLKAALVQIETEKNQVEIDFNENQDALRKIESEIRDLQNTLGVNVSRHKSLQELQSAYEGYYTGVRAIMRAKTHYSDQFQGVCGVVAELLTTDTEYEVAIEVALGSAIQNVITETAEDAQKGIAFLKKHRAGRVTFLPLDILRGRRFNDDELLDQPGVIGIAEELIDYDLKYEVAMRHLLGNTLVIEDLDSAIALTRRFRPGARLVTLDGEVINTSGAITGGQTDQRKSGLLSRSRELETLEDEIKQLTRNSNQRDQKRKALAATIANLQKKRQTLTVQWQDKRVEKASLTKDLEQANLQVVRFEQQLAALEVENRELGSAVAASREAQQALETEIATLTQKSTRTERWIERMSEQIESENRKHTEVANTCQEMQVFLAGQRQKLESLALEIQTFKETQARIEKDIAEQQAIIDTDEQRKSDLVEQVAAAQGEFLRLEGDRAEAEAGVDELTEEREALLQEVEVLQKEMRSTRRNFEKQNRARHKLEVATTQLEMRIKSVSTRIHDKYQVSIDALPPIADNEQAMDEIDLLDSIEKLKAEISGMGAVNLKAIEAYEEYKKRHDFLISQRADLEQSVQDTYQVIQKINQTSREVFLETFEAVQTNFQEVFTQLFGGGETELLLTDPSDVLDSGIDIIARPPGKRPQSITQLSGGERSLVAIGLLFAVFKIKPSPFCVLDEVDAALDEANVLRFANLIRAYAENTQFVIITHNRRTMEIADAMYGVTMEQAGISKIVSAKFAE